From the Salvelinus fontinalis isolate EN_2023a chromosome 35, ASM2944872v1, whole genome shotgun sequence genome, one window contains:
- the LOC129834804 gene encoding zinc finger protein 710-like: MARQVDSGTQTDPVVVLSLAQAAVLGLISQNEVFGATIAPNGFYTGEPKESPALPVEGVDYEYADQLIGANGDYLGDNLPEDGHMQPSCSQRRWHGPPPEGKMVGPERHAGVPVDGSSQVKGEGVITGLTSCVHMLNNLATTRGGLVQVDPASLRAAAQKGCAECDRDMSSQQANTHPHTHSQAGHSHKGEPGHRGLQGQRGHQERARGEEEEEEEEGNSLRKGGQEETISSYFQSSEVGGYEGGEIYHENSQGMMWGNQLEQGVAGRGGAGAGRGGTHRHHGRRVDRLDINIQIDESYCVDMGEGLKRWKCRMCEKSYTSKYNLVTHILGHQGIKPHACPHCGKLFKQPSHLQTHLLTHQGTRPHKCSVCKKGFTQTSHLKRHMLQHTDVKPYSCRFCRRGFAYPSELRAHETKHERGRCHVCSQCGMEFPTYAHLKRHQTSHQGPTSYQCTECDKSFTYRSQLQNHLLKHQSPRPYSCSHCGLEFVQLHHLRQHALTHKGMKGHKCEVCSREFTLSANLKRHMLIHNSIRPFQCHICFKSFIQKQTLKTHMIVHLPVKPFKCKVCGKSFNRMYNLLGHMHLHAGSKPFKCPYCSSKFNLKGNLSRHMKVKHGMDISPNGQDALPEMEAQGHYEEDNFDFGTSGANNNMDNGGSQNLTKLTTANMDDMDNYYSFGKDTANYNTS; encoded by the exons ATGGCCAGACAGGTAGATTCTGGCACTCAGACTGATCCTGTGGTGGTTCTGTCTCTAGCCCAGGCTGCTGTTCTGGGCCTCATCTCTCAGAATGAGGTGTTCGGTGCTACCATCGCTCCTAATGGCTTCTACACAGGAGAACCTAAAGAGTCCCCTGCCCTGCCTGTAGAGGGGGTGGATTACGAATACGCTGATCAGCTGATAGGAGCTAACGGAGATTACCTGGGAGACAACCTGCCTGAAGACGGACACATGCAGCCCAGCTGTAGCCAGAGGAGGTGGCATGGACCACCCCCCGAGGGGAAGATGGTAGGGCCCGAGCGCCATGCTGGAGTGCCTGTGGACGGGTCATCCCAAGTGAAAGGAGAGGGGGTTATCACTGGCCTGACGTCCTGTGTTCACATGCTGAACAACCTGGCTACTACTAGAGGGGGATTGGTCCAGGTTGACCCCGCCTCTCTCCGTGCCGCCGCCCAAAAAGGCTGTGCCgagtgtgacagagacatgtcCAGCCAGCAGgctaacacacaccctcacacacactcccAGGCCGGCCACAGCCATAAAGGGGAGCCGGGGCATCGAGGCCTGCAGGGGCAGAGGGGGCATCAGGAGAGAGcaaggggggaggaagaggaggaggaggaggagggaaacagCCTGAGgaaaggaggacaggaggagactaTCAGCAGCTACTTCCAGTCCAGCGAGGTGGGGGGGTACGAGGGGGGGGAGATCTACCATGAGAACAGCCAGGGTATGATGTGGGGCAACCAGCTGGAGCAAGGGGTGGcgggaagaggaggagcaggagcaggaagaggagggACCCATCGTCACCACGGCCGGAGGGTTGACCGTCTAGACATCAACATCCAGATAGACGAGTCGTACTGTGTGGACATGGGCGAGGGCCTGAAGAGATGGAAGTGCCGTATGTGTGAAAAGTCTTACACCTCCAAGTACAACCTGGTAACTCACATCCTGGGTCACCAGGGCATCAAGCCCCACGCCTGCCCCCACTGTGGGAAGCTGTTTAAACAGCCCAGCCACCtgcagacccacctgctcacccACCAGGGAACGAGGCCTCATAAATGCAGCGTGTGTAAGAAGGGCTTCACCCAGACCTCCCACCTGAAGAGACACATGCTGCAGCACACCGACGTCAAACCTTACAGCTGCCGCTTCTGTCGCCGCGGCTTCGCCTACCCCAGCGAGCTCCGCGCCCACGAGACCAAACACGAGCGCGGGCGCTGCCACGTGTGTTCCCAGTGTGGCATGGAGTTCCCCACCTACGCCCATCTGAAGCGCCACCAGACCAGCCACCAGGGACCAACTAGTTACCAGTGTACAGAGTGCGACAAGTCCTTCACCTACCGCAGCCAGCTGCAGAATCACCTCCTGAAACACCAGAGTCCTCGGCCGTACTCCTGTTCCCACTGCGGCCTGGAGTTTGTCCAGCTGCACCACCTCCGCCAGCACGCCCTCACACACAAG GGTATGAAGGGTCATAAGTGTGAGGTGTGTTCCCGTGAGTTCACCTTGTCAGCCAACCTGAAGAGACACATGTTGATCCACAACAGCATCAGACCCTTCCAGTGTCACATCTGCTTCAAGAGCTTCATCCAGAAACAGACGCTCAAAACGCACATGATCGTCCACCTGCCCGTCAAACCCTTCAAATGCAAG GTGTGCGGGAAGTCGTTCAACAGAATGTACAACCTGCTGGGTCACATGCACCTCCACGCCGGCTCCAAACCCTTCAAGTGTCCTTACTGCTCCTCCAAGTTTAACCTGAAGGGGAACCTCAGCCGACACATGAAGGTCAAACACGGCATGGACATCTCACCTAACGGACAAG